One genomic window of Luteitalea pratensis includes the following:
- a CDS encoding COX15/CtaA family protein gives MLTIARSAWLVLVYNLGVIAWGAYVRATGSGAGCGAHWPLCDGRIIPRSLGVATLIEYSHRITSGLALLSVLALLWWVRKSTPQGHPARLGALMTVVFMLTEAAVGAGLVLFELVADNASMARALFMAVHLTNTFVLIAWLALTAWWLSGGEAMTPAATPGRTAALFGLLGAVIVVGVSGAIAALGDTLFPSKTLAEALAADLSPTSHMLLRLRMLHPALAIGTAGLLAVAAPLMARRDGTPLAAQLARGVAALAMTQLLAGLINVLLLAPVWIQLLHLLLADTLWITLVLLGAVLLRRSARRVPAREVAVAHRV, from the coding sequence GTGCTCACAATCGCCCGGTCCGCCTGGCTGGTGCTCGTCTACAACCTCGGCGTCATCGCCTGGGGCGCCTACGTGCGCGCCACAGGCTCGGGAGCTGGCTGCGGCGCCCATTGGCCCCTCTGTGACGGGCGGATCATCCCGCGCAGCCTCGGTGTCGCCACCCTGATCGAGTACTCGCACCGGATCACCAGCGGTCTCGCCCTGCTGTCGGTGCTCGCGCTGCTGTGGTGGGTGCGCAAGTCCACGCCCCAGGGTCATCCGGCCCGCCTCGGCGCGCTGATGACCGTGGTGTTCATGCTCACCGAGGCGGCCGTCGGCGCCGGTCTGGTGCTGTTCGAACTGGTCGCCGACAACGCGAGCATGGCCCGTGCCCTCTTCATGGCCGTGCACCTGACCAACACGTTCGTCCTCATCGCGTGGCTGGCGTTGACGGCATGGTGGCTCTCGGGTGGCGAGGCGATGACACCCGCCGCGACGCCGGGCCGCACGGCTGCCCTGTTCGGCTTGCTCGGGGCCGTGATCGTTGTCGGCGTGAGCGGCGCCATTGCGGCCCTGGGCGACACGCTGTTCCCGTCGAAGACACTTGCCGAGGCGCTTGCTGCAGATCTCTCGCCGACATCGCACATGCTCCTGCGACTGCGGATGCTGCATCCCGCGCTCGCGATCGGCACGGCCGGCTTGCTCGCGGTCGCCGCCCCCCTGATGGCACGTCGCGACGGCACGCCGCTGGCCGCGCAACTGGCGCGCGGCGTGGCCGCGCTCGCGATGACTCAACTGCTGGCTGGCCTGATCAATGTGCTGTTGCTGGCGCCAGTGTGGATACAGTTGCTACATCTGCTGCTCGCAGACACGCTGTGGATCACGCTCGTGCTGCTTGGCGCGGTGCTGCTGCGGCGCTCGGCGCGGCGGGTACCGGCGCGCGAGGTCGCCGTCGCGCATCGCGTCTGA
- a CDS encoding DUF2231 domain-containing protein yields the protein MTVRAPGARISLICLLVVAALAAAIPAESRPLQATQPLQLIQMARTRQSPALEQPVLRASAPHQARVEAPRSTRARPWWGWILLGRLHPLVVHFPIALLSVTALVELLHIVRRKPVPSEAGTYCLAFGVAGALVAVCLGTLNAANQSVTGEAAVALERHQVMGWISMIAAVSALATGQMARRARQVRTVVVYVVLVLATGAVVSATGHLGAGLVYGDDYLTGVLPWNQRAAAVPATAPDAPLAVPARPSASAPAPASAPVATPAVPATPASPSTGRAARAPRHTAAAVASHEAPAVPESAAPTATATQATDAVDFTRDVMPILKHTCVECHGPEKVKARLRMDSIEGLQKGGKSGPLVKPGDPENSLMMRRVLGLDGDDQMPLDKDPLTEKQIDTLRRWIAAGANYPAASSQ from the coding sequence ATGACCGTTCGCGCACCCGGTGCTCGTATCAGCCTGATCTGTTTGCTCGTAGTGGCCGCCCTGGCCGCCGCCATCCCCGCCGAAAGCCGTCCTCTACAGGCGACCCAGCCTTTACAGCTGATCCAGATGGCACGCACTCGTCAATCGCCCGCCCTCGAGCAGCCCGTCCTGCGCGCGTCGGCGCCGCACCAGGCAAGGGTCGAAGCGCCTCGGTCAACGCGTGCCCGACCGTGGTGGGGCTGGATTCTGCTTGGCCGTCTTCACCCACTGGTGGTGCATTTCCCGATCGCGCTGCTGAGCGTCACCGCGCTCGTCGAGTTGCTGCACATCGTCCGACGCAAGCCGGTGCCGTCCGAAGCTGGGACATACTGTCTGGCATTTGGAGTAGCGGGTGCCTTGGTCGCGGTGTGCCTGGGCACCTTGAATGCCGCGAACCAATCGGTGACCGGCGAGGCGGCGGTGGCGCTGGAAAGGCATCAGGTGATGGGCTGGATTTCGATGATCGCGGCGGTGTCGGCGTTGGCAACGGGGCAGATGGCGCGGCGCGCGCGCCAGGTCCGCACCGTGGTGGTGTACGTCGTCCTCGTGCTGGCCACAGGGGCCGTCGTGAGCGCGACTGGGCACCTTGGGGCCGGACTCGTGTACGGAGATGACTACCTGACGGGTGTGCTTCCCTGGAACCAGCGGGCGGCTGCCGTTCCAGCGACGGCCCCCGACGCGCCGCTGGCGGTGCCTGCCAGGCCGTCCGCCTCTGCGCCGGCGCCAGCCTCAGCGCCAGTTGCCACGCCGGCTGTCCCTGCGACGCCGGCCTCGCCGTCGACTGGCCGCGCGGCCAGGGCGCCGCGCCACACGGCGGCCGCAGTCGCCAGCCACGAGGCTCCGGCGGTGCCCGAATCCGCGGCTCCTACGGCGACGGCCACACAGGCCACCGATGCCGTGGACTTCACCCGTGACGTCATGCCCATCCTCAAGCACACCTGTGTCGAGTGCCATGGCCCCGAGAAGGTCAAGGCCCGACTGCGGATGGATTCGATCGAGGGGCTGCAGAAGGGCGGCAAGAGCGGCCCGCTCGTGAAGCCGGGCGACCCGGAGAACAGCCTGATGATGCGGCGCGTGCTCGGTCTCGACGGCGACGACCAGATGCCGCTCGACAAGGACCCGCTCACCGAGAAGCAGATCGACACCCTGCGCCGATGGATCGCCGCGGGTGCGAACTACCCGGCGGCCAGTTCGCAGTAA
- a CDS encoding DUF547 domain-containing protein: protein MFHRVFRPAALVLAGGILLWPHAEELSAQQSATPTDVGMHAALDLVLDTYVREGLVYYRALRSERGRLDAYASNLDVPAASFERWSKPEQAAFWLNAYNAIVLRTVINAYPIKGTSSQYPSNSIQHVAGAFTRTHRIGGRLISLEAIEKQVLPTFDDPRMYFALGRGSLGGGRLRSEAFTAGRLEQQLSVVAAECVQRNECFRYDPDADRIEISPVFGWREAEFTRVWKGDPDTFAKRSPIELAVLQMVLPHVLPSEGRGLRRNTFAVSYSSYDWRLNDLTDGGPR, encoded by the coding sequence ATGTTCCACCGTGTGTTTCGCCCCGCCGCCCTCGTCCTGGCCGGCGGAATCCTGCTCTGGCCGCATGCCGAAGAGTTGTCCGCCCAACAGTCGGCGACGCCTACGGACGTCGGCATGCACGCTGCCCTCGACCTCGTCCTCGACACTTACGTGCGCGAAGGCCTCGTGTACTACCGCGCGCTGCGCAGCGAGCGCGGGCGGCTCGATGCGTACGCCAGCAACCTCGACGTGCCGGCGGCATCGTTCGAGCGCTGGTCGAAACCCGAGCAGGCCGCGTTCTGGCTCAATGCCTACAACGCGATCGTGCTGCGCACCGTGATCAACGCGTACCCCATCAAGGGCACGTCGTCGCAATACCCCTCGAACAGCATCCAGCACGTCGCCGGGGCGTTCACGCGAACCCATCGCATCGGCGGCCGCTTGATTTCGCTCGAAGCCATCGAGAAGCAGGTGCTGCCCACGTTCGACGATCCGCGCATGTACTTCGCGCTCGGACGCGGCTCGCTCGGCGGCGGGCGTCTGCGCAGCGAAGCCTTCACGGCAGGGCGCCTCGAACAGCAACTGTCGGTGGTCGCGGCCGAATGCGTCCAGCGCAACGAGTGCTTCCGCTACGATCCCGACGCGGATCGCATCGAGATCTCGCCAGTCTTTGGATGGCGCGAGGCCGAGTTCACCCGGGTGTGGAAGGGTGATCCGGACACCTTCGCCAAGCGCAGCCCGATCGAGCTCGCCGTCCTGCAGATGGTGCTGCCTCACGTGCTCCCGAGCGAGGGTCGCGGCCTCCGCCGCAACACCTTCGCGGTCAGCTACTCGAGCTACGACTGGCGCCTCAACGATCTCACCGACGGCGGACCGCGCTGA
- a CDS encoding SDR family NAD(P)-dependent oxidoreductase, which translates to MDLGLAGKVAIVTGGSKGLGLAAAHALVAEGARVAICGRTPATLAQAAQALGARGGRPNDVLAVTADVSSEGDLKRLVDETVSRLGGVDVLVNNVGLGKGGGLMDTPDDVWQQAFDQTLFPAIRASRLVVPHMQRAGGGVILLIASIWGRESGGRMTYNAVKAAEISLGKALAQQLAPSGIRVNSIAPGSILFEGGSWHQRQQADPDGIAKFLARELPFGRFGRADEVGDVVAFLASSRASWISGACITVDGCQSRSNI; encoded by the coding sequence ATGGACCTCGGACTGGCAGGGAAGGTCGCCATCGTCACCGGTGGCAGCAAGGGGCTCGGCCTGGCGGCCGCGCATGCGCTCGTGGCCGAGGGCGCCCGGGTGGCGATCTGCGGCAGGACACCCGCCACACTCGCGCAGGCGGCGCAGGCACTCGGCGCACGCGGCGGGCGGCCCAACGATGTGCTCGCGGTGACGGCCGACGTCTCCAGCGAAGGCGACCTGAAGCGGCTCGTCGACGAGACGGTCTCGCGCTTGGGCGGCGTGGACGTGCTCGTCAACAACGTCGGGCTGGGCAAGGGCGGCGGCCTCATGGATACGCCCGACGATGTGTGGCAGCAGGCGTTCGATCAGACACTGTTCCCGGCGATTCGAGCCTCGCGCCTGGTGGTGCCGCACATGCAGCGGGCCGGCGGTGGTGTGATCCTGCTGATCGCCTCGATCTGGGGCCGCGAGTCGGGCGGCCGTATGACCTACAACGCCGTCAAGGCCGCCGAGATCAGCCTGGGCAAGGCACTCGCGCAACAACTGGCGCCGTCCGGGATACGCGTCAACTCGATCGCACCCGGGTCCATCCTGTTCGAGGGAGGATCCTGGCACCAGCGGCAGCAGGCCGATCCCGACGGCATCGCGAAGTTTCTCGCGCGCGAGTTGCCGTTCGGGCGATTCGGTCGCGCCGACGAGGTCGGTGACGTCGTGGCGTTTCTGGCCTCGTCGCGGGCGAGCTGGATCAGCGGTGCGTGCATTACCGTGGACGGCTGCCAGAGCCGAAGCAATATTTAG
- a CDS encoding alpha/beta fold hydrolase — protein MVTRDLSLGPTTLSITEQGEGTPIVFLHAFPLNARMWTPQLEALPPGWRGVAPDLRGFGKSPRVANPARHVRDHAEDVIALVQALGAGPAVLVGLSMGGYIAFECWRRRPTVIRGLVFADTRAEADAEDARARRVAMQDVAAREGTGAVLNAMLPGLLGATTHMANPHLSVEVRRWALETEADAVIDALEALRTRPDSRATLPNIDCPALVIVGEEDTLTPPALSRVIADGIEGATLIQVQHAGHLSNVEQPDAFSSALAHWLHGLAS, from the coding sequence ATGGTCACGCGCGATCTGAGCCTCGGCCCGACGACGCTTTCGATCACGGAGCAGGGCGAGGGCACGCCCATCGTTTTCCTGCACGCGTTTCCGCTCAACGCGCGCATGTGGACGCCGCAACTCGAGGCACTGCCGCCCGGCTGGCGCGGCGTCGCTCCCGATTTGCGCGGCTTCGGAAAATCACCGCGTGTCGCGAACCCGGCCCGCCACGTGCGCGACCATGCCGAAGACGTGATCGCCCTGGTGCAGGCGTTAGGTGCTGGTCCCGCGGTGCTGGTGGGGCTGTCGATGGGCGGTTACATCGCGTTCGAGTGCTGGCGTCGTCGACCGACCGTGATCCGTGGGCTGGTGTTTGCCGACACCCGCGCCGAGGCGGATGCCGAGGATGCACGGGCGCGCCGCGTGGCCATGCAGGATGTCGCGGCCCGCGAGGGCACCGGCGCCGTCCTCAACGCCATGCTGCCCGGACTGCTTGGCGCCACCACCCACATGGCCAATCCGCACCTCTCGGTCGAGGTGCGCCGCTGGGCGCTTGAAACCGAAGCCGACGCCGTCATCGACGCGCTGGAAGCGCTGCGCACCCGTCCCGACAGCCGTGCCACGCTGCCGAACATCGACTGCCCGGCGCTCGTCATCGTCGGCGAGGAAGACACGCTCACGCCGCCCGCACTGTCGCGCGTGATCGCCGATGGCATCGAGGGGGCCACGCTGATCCAGGTGCAACACGCGGGACACCTGTCGAACGTCGAACAGCCCGACGCCTTCTCGTCTGCACTCGCTCACTGGTTGCACGGTCTCGCCTCGTAA
- a CDS encoding alanine/glycine:cation symporter family protein, whose amino-acid sequence MTTLADLVQRAADALFVPWLLLLLFGTGLFLTIRYRFVQVRRIGAAFRAMLSGAESGTAGVLTPFQAFMTALSGTIGTGNIAGVATAIVSGGPGALFWIWAYGFVATTIKFTEAVLGVTWREASGATIRSGPMYALRDGLKQPWLASTYALVAGVAAITTTPFTQPNSIAVVLHSQLGLPTWLSGIAIAVLVWLVIVGGIGKIGRAAEKLAPLKVALYLGGGLVVIIAFAGNIPSVLSLVFREAFSLRATAGGALGMVVAMRYGLARGMYANEAGYGTASVAYGTARSRHPEQQGLQAVMEVAIVSFVTSTISAMTILLTGAWQSGLTSSAAVASAFNAAMPGVGGYIVALCAFLFGYTTLIGWAFYGEQFFEYLLGRPVAHWYRWIYCLLIPLGAIGRVEVVWAWGDLMNALQIFPNLVGVIGLSGFAARVARGQSTDAPH is encoded by the coding sequence ATGACGACTCTTGCCGATCTCGTGCAGCGTGCCGCCGATGCGCTGTTCGTTCCGTGGTTGCTGTTGCTGCTGTTCGGCACCGGCCTGTTCCTGACCATCCGCTATCGATTCGTGCAGGTGCGGCGGATCGGTGCCGCGTTCCGCGCGATGTTGTCGGGCGCCGAGAGCGGCACGGCCGGCGTGCTGACGCCGTTCCAGGCCTTCATGACCGCGCTGTCGGGCACGATCGGCACCGGCAACATCGCGGGTGTGGCCACGGCCATCGTCTCCGGTGGGCCTGGGGCGCTGTTCTGGATCTGGGCGTACGGCTTCGTCGCCACGACGATCAAGTTCACCGAGGCCGTGCTGGGTGTGACATGGCGCGAGGCGAGCGGCGCGACCATCCGGTCGGGACCGATGTATGCGCTACGCGATGGCCTGAAGCAGCCGTGGCTTGCGTCCACGTACGCGCTCGTCGCCGGCGTGGCGGCCATCACCACCACGCCGTTCACGCAGCCCAACTCGATTGCCGTCGTCCTCCACAGCCAGCTCGGTCTGCCGACGTGGCTGTCGGGCATCGCGATCGCCGTCCTGGTCTGGTTGGTGATCGTCGGCGGCATCGGCAAGATCGGTAGGGCCGCCGAGAAGCTCGCGCCGCTGAAGGTCGCGCTGTACCTCGGTGGCGGCCTCGTCGTCATCATCGCGTTTGCGGGCAACATCCCGTCCGTCCTCTCACTCGTCTTCCGCGAGGCCTTCTCGTTGCGGGCGACGGCCGGTGGCGCACTCGGCATGGTCGTGGCCATGCGGTATGGACTGGCCCGTGGCATGTACGCCAACGAAGCGGGCTACGGCACGGCGTCGGTGGCCTATGGCACCGCGCGCAGCCGGCACCCGGAGCAGCAGGGGCTGCAAGCGGTGATGGAGGTGGCGATCGTCTCGTTCGTCACCTCGACCATCAGCGCGATGACGATCCTCCTCACCGGCGCGTGGCAGTCGGGACTCACGAGTTCGGCGGCCGTGGCGTCGGCCTTCAATGCAGCGATGCCGGGAGTGGGCGGCTACATCGTCGCCCTGTGCGCATTCCTGTTCGGCTACACGACGCTGATCGGCTGGGCGTTCTACGGCGAGCAGTTCTTCGAGTACCTCCTCGGCCGGCCGGTGGCGCACTGGTACCGGTGGATCTACTGCCTGCTGATTCCGCTTGGCGCGATTGGACGAGTGGAAGTGGTGTGGGCCTGGGGCGACCTGATGAACGCGCTGCAGATCTTCCCGAACCTCGTCGGCGTGATCGGCCTGTCGGGATTCGCGGCGCGGGTGGCGCGCGGCCAATCGACCGACGCGCCGCACTAG